A part of Saliniradius amylolyticus genomic DNA contains:
- a CDS encoding DUF1737 domain-containing protein, protein MHGSPTLTFNGQTPIAGQALVKDVEGEAFSQDINLRTY, encoded by the coding sequence TTGCATGGCAGTCCGACTCTCACCTTTAATGGGCAGACGCCAATCGCTGGGCAGGCGTTGGTCAAGGACGTCGAGGGGGAAGCGTTTAGTCAGGATATAAACCTGCGTACCTACTGA
- a CDS encoding efflux RND transporter periplasmic adaptor subunit has product MNRTIKKVLLPIGILGIAVVIAGVMMASRQPPEKEQKETKPFLVDAEPVSKTDIHFMVDSQGTVKPKVQTVLSAQVGGKVEAIADEFIEGGMFKKGDVLVQLEQADYITELKSAEAELARASAALEEEQARGKVAEEEWRSVDSSTPPELGLRKPQLAKEKANVSAAEAMVERARRNLERTVIRAPYDGLVKAKNVDIGQYVNPGSQLGMIYGTQVAEVRLPLSDSDLAYLELPQNEGEAKVTLSANVAGRSVNWEAKLVRSEGVVDPDSRVIYAIAEVQDPYQRDQSQASAPLKFGRFVQATIEGNQAEDIVVLPRNVLRLDGTVLVVGDDRQLDIREVTVQRADERYVYVSGGLQSGDLVTSTAIPNPYEGMVVRLPDDKSPSGDLDEESATELASAGENP; this is encoded by the coding sequence ATGAACCGCACTATAAAGAAAGTACTGTTACCCATTGGCATTTTAGGCATTGCCGTGGTGATTGCCGGAGTCATGATGGCCAGCCGTCAGCCGCCGGAGAAGGAACAAAAAGAAACCAAACCCTTCCTGGTGGATGCCGAACCAGTGAGCAAAACCGATATTCACTTTATGGTGGACTCGCAGGGAACCGTAAAACCCAAGGTTCAGACGGTCCTCAGTGCTCAGGTAGGTGGAAAAGTGGAGGCCATCGCTGACGAGTTTATTGAAGGCGGTATGTTTAAAAAGGGTGATGTGCTGGTGCAGCTTGAACAGGCCGATTACATCACCGAACTCAAAAGTGCCGAGGCCGAGCTGGCTCGCGCCAGTGCTGCGCTTGAAGAAGAGCAGGCCAGAGGTAAGGTGGCCGAAGAGGAATGGCGCTCGGTGGACTCCAGCACGCCGCCGGAGCTGGGCCTGCGCAAGCCTCAGCTAGCTAAGGAAAAAGCCAATGTCAGCGCCGCAGAAGCCATGGTGGAGCGGGCGCGTCGTAATCTGGAACGCACCGTTATTCGCGCGCCATACGATGGCTTGGTCAAAGCAAAGAATGTGGATATTGGTCAATATGTGAATCCCGGCAGTCAGCTAGGGATGATCTATGGCACTCAGGTGGCCGAGGTGCGTCTGCCGCTCAGTGACAGCGACCTGGCTTACTTAGAGCTGCCGCAGAATGAGGGCGAGGCAAAGGTGACGTTAAGCGCTAATGTAGCCGGACGCTCCGTTAACTGGGAAGCGAAACTGGTTCGTAGTGAGGGTGTGGTGGATCCGGACAGCCGGGTGATTTATGCCATCGCCGAAGTGCAGGACCCCTATCAGCGTGACCAGTCACAAGCCAGTGCTCCGTTGAAGTTTGGCCGTTTTGTGCAGGCGACTATTGAGGGCAATCAAGCCGAAGACATAGTGGTACTGCCACGCAATGTGTTGCGGCTGGATGGCACCGTACTGGTGGTCGGCGACGATCGCCAGTTAGACATCCGTGAAGTGACGGTGCAGCGTGCCGATGAGCGCTATGTTTATGTCAGCGGTGGCCTGCAAAGTGGTGATCTGGTTACCAGCACCGCTATACCTAATCCATATGAAGGCATGGTGGTTCGTTTGCCCGATGATAAGTCACCCAGTGGGGATCTGGATGAAGAGAGCGCCACAGAACTGGCCAGCGCAGGAGAAAACCCATGA
- a CDS encoding isoamylase early set domain-containing protein — MSVKKQYLKTKPVCKVTFRLKKDEAGQARQVRLLGDFNQWDYQSSPMKRLKSGDFTTTLELPKDKEYQFRYLLDDSQWENDWHADAYRPSPVSYDDNSVIRV; from the coding sequence ATGAGCGTTAAGAAGCAATACCTGAAAACCAAACCAGTGTGCAAGGTGACCTTTCGCCTGAAAAAAGACGAGGCTGGTCAGGCCCGACAGGTGCGCCTGCTGGGAGACTTTAATCAGTGGGATTATCAGTCCAGTCCCATGAAGCGCTTGAAAAGCGGCGACTTCACCACCACTTTAGAACTCCCCAAAGATAAAGAGTATCAGTTCCGTTATTTACTGGACGACAGCCAATGGGAGAACGACTGGCATGCGGATGCCTACCGTCCATCTCCCGTTTCTTACGACGATAACTCAGTCATCCGGGTTTAG
- a CDS encoding GbsR/MarR family transcriptional regulator, producing the protein MKLTPQVEDCVVHFGEMGSRWGFNRTVGQMLALIVFTEHALNADQIAEALGVSRGNVSMATKELQSWQLIRTQRKPGDRKDYYVPNGSLWQLAQRVMAERKKREVDPTLSMLRGALMDADQNDTSEHAQQRLQEMHDLLELFCHWFDDMQTMRPEHLQSLMKLGTGVGKLLQFSDRIRPGREDAS; encoded by the coding sequence ATGAAGTTGACGCCGCAGGTAGAAGATTGCGTGGTTCATTTTGGTGAGATGGGTAGCCGCTGGGGGTTCAATCGTACTGTGGGCCAGATGCTGGCCTTGATTGTTTTTACCGAGCACGCGCTGAATGCCGATCAGATCGCCGAAGCCTTAGGTGTATCCCGGGGCAACGTCAGTATGGCTACCAAGGAGTTGCAGAGTTGGCAGCTCATCCGTACTCAGCGTAAGCCGGGGGACCGCAAGGATTACTACGTGCCGAATGGCTCGTTGTGGCAGCTGGCGCAGCGGGTAATGGCCGAGCGGAAAAAGCGTGAGGTGGACCCAACTCTGTCTATGTTGCGCGGCGCACTGATGGATGCGGATCAAAATGACACCTCAGAACATGCTCAGCAGCGTCTGCAGGAGATGCACGACCTGTTGGAGCTATTCTGTCACTGGTTTGATGATATGCAAACCATGCGTCCGGAACACCTGCAGTCGCTAATGAAGCTGGGCACCGGAGTGGGTAAGCTGTTGCAGTTTTCCGATCGCATTCGGCCAGGTCGGGAGGATGCCTCATGA
- a CDS encoding cytochrome ubiquinol oxidase subunit I has product MADTLMLSRIQFAANISFHILFPTITIALAWLLAYFKLRHDLSGHPVWMRIYRFWVKVFALTFALGVVSGITMSFQFGTNWPGFMEKVGNVAGPLLGYEVLTAFFMEATFLGVMLFGRHRVPNWLHTLATFLVAIGTTLSAFWILSLNSWMHTPDGFEMIDGVVHPTDWWAIIFNPSMPYRLAHMLLASALTACFFMAGISAYRLLKGDTKQAPKTALRTSMLIAALLVPVQVWVGDLHGLNTLEHQPQKIAAVEGVWHTQQGAPLVLLGWPDEYAKTTHWAVQVPGLASLILTHDWQGELQGLDSFEHHPPVKPLFLGFRLMVGIGLAMLVVSWLSSVWLYRRDRLPNWLLRVLVVMTISGWGATLAGWYVTEVGRQPWLVTGVLKTADAVTAVPTAHVGISLTIYLTVYALLLVAYVHTLFYMARKSVEVAEFDDSELNSPAYAGVKEA; this is encoded by the coding sequence CTGGCCGACACCCTGATGCTGTCGCGCATTCAGTTTGCCGCGAACATTAGCTTCCATATCCTGTTTCCCACCATTACTATCGCGCTGGCCTGGCTACTGGCTTACTTTAAGCTGCGTCATGATTTGTCCGGCCATCCCGTGTGGATGCGCATCTACCGTTTTTGGGTCAAGGTGTTTGCACTGACTTTTGCCCTGGGGGTGGTCAGCGGCATCACCATGAGCTTCCAGTTTGGGACTAACTGGCCCGGGTTTATGGAAAAGGTCGGCAATGTGGCCGGACCGCTGCTGGGCTACGAGGTGCTGACCGCCTTTTTTATGGAAGCGACCTTTCTGGGCGTCATGTTGTTTGGCCGTCACCGGGTGCCGAACTGGCTGCATACTCTGGCGACCTTCCTCGTGGCCATCGGCACGACATTATCGGCCTTCTGGATTTTGTCACTGAACAGCTGGATGCACACACCCGACGGCTTTGAAATGATTGACGGTGTGGTGCACCCCACTGACTGGTGGGCCATTATCTTTAATCCTTCCATGCCATATCGACTAGCGCATATGCTGCTGGCTTCGGCGCTCACTGCCTGTTTTTTCATGGCTGGAATCTCGGCTTATCGCCTACTCAAAGGCGATACCAAGCAGGCACCTAAGACGGCGCTGCGCACCAGTATGCTGATTGCGGCATTACTGGTGCCTGTGCAGGTGTGGGTGGGCGACCTGCACGGCCTGAATACCCTGGAGCATCAGCCACAAAAGATTGCCGCGGTTGAAGGCGTCTGGCATACGCAGCAGGGCGCGCCGCTGGTGTTGTTAGGCTGGCCCGATGAATATGCCAAGACGACCCATTGGGCGGTGCAGGTGCCCGGACTGGCAAGCCTCATCCTGACGCATGACTGGCAAGGTGAGCTGCAAGGTCTGGATAGCTTTGAACACCATCCGCCGGTGAAGCCTCTTTTTTTGGGTTTTCGCCTGATGGTAGGTATTGGCCTGGCGATGCTGGTAGTCAGCTGGCTTAGCAGTGTCTGGCTTTATCGGCGAGACCGGCTGCCAAATTGGTTATTGCGAGTTTTGGTAGTGATGACCATCTCCGGCTGGGGGGCCACGCTGGCGGGTTGGTATGTCACCGAAGTTGGTCGTCAGCCCTGGCTGGTGACTGGCGTATTGAAAACCGCCGATGCCGTTACGGCAGTGCCAACGGCACATGTGGGGATCTCTCTGACGATCTATTTAACGGTGTACGCGCTGTTGTTGGTGGCCTATGTGCACACCCTGTTTTATATGGCGCGTAAGTCGGTAGAAGTCGCGGAATTTGACGACAGCGAATTAAACAGTCCGGCGTATGCCGGGGTTAAGGAGGCCTGA
- a CDS encoding cytochrome d ubiquinol oxidase subunit II, with protein sequence MQDYLPEIFLGLLGLATLIYAILDGYDLGVGILLPMSEEPWRDTMVASIGPFWDANETWLVLAVGIMLIAFPQAHSLVLTELYLPTALLLVGLILRGVAFDFRAKAVTALRRRWDWAFKAGSLLASLSQGYMLGRYVLGFEPGLAAHSFALLSAVCVSAAYAYIGGAWLVMKTEGELQKRAAFWTRRAGWLAILGLVAISVVNPLVSPMVAERWLTLPAMILLVPIPLMCLALVFLVDRYLRQVPTQDDVGYWFPFAGVAGLFVLSFFGLAYSFFPYVVPGQLTAAEAASADSALAFIGVGVAIVLPCILAYTVFVYRIFNGKASELRYH encoded by the coding sequence ATGCAAGACTATCTACCGGAAATATTCTTAGGCCTTCTGGGGCTGGCGACGCTGATTTACGCCATTTTGGATGGTTATGATCTGGGCGTGGGTATTTTACTGCCCATGAGCGAAGAGCCCTGGCGGGATACCATGGTTGCTTCCATTGGACCGTTCTGGGATGCCAATGAAACCTGGTTGGTACTGGCGGTGGGCATCATGCTGATAGCCTTTCCTCAGGCTCATTCTCTGGTGCTGACCGAGCTTTATCTGCCCACAGCCCTACTGCTGGTGGGCCTAATCCTGCGAGGCGTAGCTTTTGACTTTCGCGCCAAAGCCGTCACGGCCTTGAGGCGGCGTTGGGACTGGGCCTTTAAAGCCGGCTCGTTACTGGCGTCATTATCTCAGGGCTACATGCTTGGCCGTTATGTGCTGGGTTTTGAACCTGGTTTGGCGGCGCACAGTTTTGCCCTGTTAAGTGCCGTTTGCGTAAGCGCCGCCTATGCCTATATTGGTGGCGCCTGGCTGGTGATGAAAACCGAGGGCGAACTGCAGAAACGGGCTGCGTTCTGGACACGCCGGGCCGGTTGGTTAGCCATCCTGGGCCTGGTGGCCATTTCTGTGGTTAATCCCCTGGTCAGTCCCATGGTGGCCGAGCGCTGGTTGACGCTGCCTGCAATGATCTTACTGGTGCCCATTCCGCTCATGTGTCTGGCATTGGTCTTTTTGGTGGATCGTTACCTGCGACAGGTGCCGACACAGGACGATGTGGGTTATTGGTTCCCCTTTGCCGGGGTGGCAGGCTTGTTTGTACTGAGTTTTTTTGGCCTTGCCTACAGCTTTTTCCCCTATGTGGTGCCGGGACAGTTAACTGCCGCAGAGGCAGCCAGTGCCGACAGTGCACTGGCCTTTATCGGTGTTGGCGTAGCGATTGTGCTGCCCTGCATTCTGGCCTACACGGTGTTCGTGTATCGCATCTTTAACGGTAAGGCCAGCGAACTGCGTTATCACTGA
- a CDS encoding glutathione S-transferase family protein, protein MATLTLTIGNKATASWSLRPWLLMKMNDIDFDEQVLSTEQGRTAKKLKQHSPSGKLPVLKHGDTVVWDSLAIMEYLAEVFPGIRGWPDDRGRRAHARSISNEMHAEFILVRTTLPFDCRLHLADYPASPKLEAEIQRLQDLMQNCLQNYGGPFLFGEFSIADAMFAPIVLRFHIYDIEPGSAELQQYFQRIRSLSPIRQWLNEARQHNQ, encoded by the coding sequence ATGGCAACACTCACACTGACTATCGGCAATAAGGCCACCGCGTCCTGGTCACTGCGGCCCTGGCTATTAATGAAAATGAACGACATTGATTTCGACGAGCAGGTTCTGTCGACTGAACAAGGCCGCACTGCAAAAAAGTTAAAGCAACACTCCCCATCGGGCAAATTGCCGGTGCTCAAACACGGCGATACAGTGGTATGGGATTCGCTGGCAATTATGGAATATTTAGCCGAGGTTTTTCCCGGCATAAGAGGCTGGCCAGACGATCGTGGGCGACGCGCTCACGCCCGCTCGATCAGCAACGAGATGCACGCCGAGTTTATTTTGGTGCGCACCACCCTGCCGTTCGACTGCCGATTGCATCTGGCCGATTACCCGGCCTCGCCAAAACTGGAAGCCGAAATACAGCGCCTGCAGGACCTGATGCAGAATTGTCTGCAAAACTACGGCGGTCCCTTTTTATTTGGTGAATTTAGCATTGCCGATGCCATGTTTGCGCCCATTGTACTGCGGTTTCATATTTATGATATTGAACCGGGCAGCGCTGAGCTACAGCAGTATTTTCAGCGCATCCGATCGCTTTCGCCCATTCGTCAGTGGCTGAACGAAGCCAGGCAACATAATCAGTGA
- a CDS encoding efflux RND transporter permease subunit yields MSMIDTHKGLIAWFARNSVAANLLMLVIIIGGIMAAFTIKKQIFPTFDRNVVNVRVPYLGAAPQEVEEGVLIKIEEAIKDIEGIKKVTSTANEGMGTVTIEVQDGYDTQVLLDEVKVQVDAIPSFPENTEKPVIYRLKNTETVLWVALYGEATERQLKEAAKSLRDEIANLPGISSVEVVGDRNYEMAIEISEARMQEYGLTFQEVVQAVRQSSIDLPGGSIRSDDGDILLRAKGQAYRGNEFANLVLITRPDGTRLKLGDIATIRDGFVEDQNFAQFDGKETVNVRVRSVGDQNSLEISKTVNGYLNKKRDELPNNIQADVWGDGSFYLADRLNMMLSNMGMGALLVFLVLSLFLKIRLAFWVIVGLPVCFLGTLLLMPTEMLGLSINMISLFGFILVLGIVVDDAIIMGESAYSEIDRKGHSADSVITGVKRVAMPATFGVLTTVAAFTPMLMVPGDFGIIWQTIGWVVILCLMFSLVESKLILPAHLVHMKSEPYDPAKANRLQKFRDIFAEGIKVFVQNKYKPFVERAIRNRYTTLATFVAALILTIGLFGGGMVRFVFFPDIPSDFMQGSIELQPGSSISQRNQAIDRMLEALYDMDDRVKQETGESVVKHAMAFDQGNNAGVVFVELSKGETREITAFEIQDRWREAMPEIPGLKTLDIGSGGMGPGGSDIVLQFSGTDLTKLREATDEVKNYLSSFDGVVDINDNFSGGSDEVRLKIKPQAEALGLNLASLAQQVRYGFYGAEAQRIQRGDEEVKVMVRYPQNERTSIGHLENMRVRTPSGEEVPFSEVADIELGEGYGSIIRINGVRSITVSAKVDKARVEPDKVVGEVRESFIPELLERYPSVSFGLEGASKEQGEALASLAQGALFALFAIYALMAIPLKSYAQPLIIMSVIPFGIVGAIVGHLMLGHAVSVLSLCGIIALSGVVVNDSLIMVDFVNRARREGHHLFDAAVQAGTQRFRAIVLTSLTTFMGLMPIVFERSLQAQIVIPMAISLAFGILFATVITLILVPCLYLILNDVRRLFGGGERVLTDAQATELSSAKG; encoded by the coding sequence ATGAGTATGATTGACACTCATAAAGGCCTGATTGCCTGGTTTGCGCGCAATTCGGTCGCGGCTAACCTGTTGATGCTGGTGATCATCATCGGCGGAATCATGGCAGCCTTCACCATTAAAAAGCAGATCTTCCCTACCTTTGATCGGAATGTGGTTAATGTGCGAGTTCCCTATCTGGGGGCTGCGCCGCAGGAAGTGGAAGAAGGCGTACTGATTAAGATTGAAGAAGCCATCAAGGACATTGAAGGCATTAAGAAGGTGACCTCCACTGCCAATGAGGGCATGGGCACGGTCACCATTGAAGTCCAGGATGGTTATGATACTCAGGTATTGTTGGATGAAGTCAAAGTCCAGGTGGATGCCATTCCCAGCTTTCCGGAGAACACCGAAAAACCGGTGATCTACCGACTTAAGAATACTGAAACCGTGCTCTGGGTTGCGCTCTACGGCGAAGCGACCGAACGCCAGTTAAAGGAGGCGGCCAAGTCACTGCGTGATGAGATTGCCAATCTTCCGGGCATCAGCTCGGTAGAAGTGGTGGGCGATCGCAATTATGAAATGGCCATCGAGATCTCTGAAGCACGCATGCAGGAATACGGCCTCACGTTTCAGGAGGTGGTGCAGGCGGTGCGTCAGTCGTCTATCGACTTGCCCGGCGGCTCCATTCGCTCTGATGACGGAGATATCCTGCTGCGGGCCAAGGGGCAGGCCTACCGGGGTAACGAATTTGCCAATCTGGTTCTCATTACCCGCCCCGACGGGACTCGCTTAAAGCTGGGCGATATCGCAACGATTCGTGATGGCTTTGTGGAAGACCAAAACTTTGCTCAGTTTGATGGTAAGGAGACGGTCAATGTGCGGGTACGTAGCGTGGGCGATCAAAACTCGCTGGAGATCTCGAAGACGGTTAACGGCTACCTGAACAAGAAGCGCGATGAGTTGCCCAACAATATCCAGGCCGATGTCTGGGGCGATGGCTCCTTTTATCTGGCAGACCGCCTGAATATGATGTTGTCCAACATGGGTATGGGCGCGCTCTTGGTGTTTCTGGTGCTGTCGCTGTTTTTAAAGATTCGTCTGGCGTTCTGGGTCATTGTGGGTCTGCCGGTCTGTTTCTTAGGCACTCTGCTACTGATGCCCACCGAAATGCTGGGGCTATCGATCAATATGATCAGCCTGTTCGGCTTTATTCTGGTGCTGGGGATTGTGGTGGACGATGCCATCATTATGGGGGAGTCCGCCTACTCAGAAATAGATCGTAAGGGTCACAGTGCTGACAGCGTGATAACTGGGGTCAAGCGAGTCGCTATGCCTGCCACCTTCGGGGTGCTTACCACTGTCGCGGCCTTTACACCCATGCTGATGGTGCCTGGGGACTTTGGCATTATCTGGCAGACCATCGGCTGGGTGGTGATTCTTTGTCTGATGTTCTCACTGGTGGAGTCCAAGCTGATTCTGCCAGCCCACTTAGTGCATATGAAATCCGAGCCCTACGACCCGGCCAAAGCCAACCGCTTGCAGAAGTTTCGCGATATCTTCGCCGAAGGCATCAAGGTATTTGTGCAAAATAAGTACAAGCCCTTTGTTGAGCGGGCCATCCGTAATCGCTATACCACGTTGGCGACGTTTGTGGCGGCGCTGATATTAACCATCGGTTTGTTCGGTGGTGGCATGGTGCGCTTTGTGTTCTTCCCGGATATTCCCAGCGATTTTATGCAGGGCTCTATTGAGTTGCAGCCCGGCTCGTCCATCAGTCAGCGAAATCAGGCTATCGACAGGATGCTTGAAGCACTGTATGACATGGATGACAGAGTTAAGCAGGAAACTGGCGAAAGCGTCGTAAAGCATGCCATGGCCTTTGACCAGGGCAACAACGCTGGCGTGGTGTTTGTGGAATTGTCCAAGGGGGAAACCCGCGAAATTACCGCCTTCGAGATTCAGGATCGCTGGCGTGAAGCCATGCCAGAGATCCCGGGTTTGAAAACCCTGGATATTGGTTCTGGCGGCATGGGGCCGGGGGGGAGTGACATTGTTCTGCAGTTCTCCGGCACCGACCTGACCAAACTGCGTGAAGCCACCGATGAAGTCAAAAACTATCTGAGTAGCTTCGATGGCGTGGTGGACATTAACGATAACTTCAGCGGTGGCAGCGATGAAGTACGCCTGAAAATTAAGCCCCAGGCTGAAGCGCTGGGCCTGAATCTGGCCTCGCTTGCGCAGCAGGTGCGCTATGGTTTCTATGGTGCCGAAGCACAGCGTATTCAGCGCGGCGACGAAGAAGTTAAAGTGATGGTGCGCTATCCCCAGAATGAACGGACCTCCATCGGCCATCTTGAGAATATGCGTGTGCGTACTCCTTCCGGGGAAGAGGTGCCGTTCTCGGAAGTGGCTGATATCGAGCTGGGTGAGGGCTACGGCTCCATTATTCGCATCAATGGTGTGCGTTCGATTACGGTCTCGGCCAAGGTGGACAAAGCGCGGGTAGAGCCAGACAAGGTGGTCGGGGAAGTTCGCGAGAGCTTTATTCCCGAATTGCTGGAGCGTTACCCGAGCGTGTCTTTTGGCCTGGAAGGCGCATCCAAGGAACAGGGTGAAGCTCTGGCCAGTCTGGCACAGGGCGCACTGTTTGCCTTGTTTGCCATCTATGCCTTGATGGCTATTCCGTTGAAGTCCTATGCTCAGCCGCTGATCATCATGTCGGTGATCCCCTTTGGTATTGTCGGTGCTATTGTCGGACACTTGATGCTAGGCCATGCGGTGAGCGTGTTGTCGCTATGTGGCATTATTGCCTTGTCCGGTGTGGTGGTGAACGACAGCCTGATTATGGTGGATTTTGTGAACCGTGCCCGACGCGAAGGACATCACTTGTTCGATGCTGCCGTGCAGGCGGGAACCCAACGTTTCCGAGCCATTGTGTTGACCTCTCTGACCACCTTTATGGGCTTGATGCCGATTGTTTTTGAGCGCAGTTTGCAGGCGCAGATTGTGATCCCAATGGCCATCTCTCTGGCGTTCGGCATTCTGTTTGCGACCGTCATCACTCTGATTCTGGTGCCTTGTCTGTACCTGATTCTCAATGATGTTCGCCGACTGTTTGGTGGCGGTGAGAGAGTGTTGACCGATGCTCAGGCCACCGAACTCAGTTCAGCGAAGGGATAA
- a CDS encoding S46 family peptidase — translation MKKFTSALLLMLSFTASADEGMWQPHQLPELESILKQKGLEIDPKNISKLTEFPMNAVISLGGCTASFVSPKGLVVTNHHCAYGSIQYNSTPENNYLENGFLAGALQQELPAAPGSRMYVTEEVTDVTASIKEDLDEDLSGQQRYQLIDQRSKSLVSECEQDEGYRCEVYSFHGGLEYYLIKALEIRDVRLVYAPSMSVGKYGGDIDNWMWPRQTGDFSFYRAYVGPDGQPADYSEDNKPFTPPSFLKVSAKGVERGDFVMVAGYPGRTNRYRTADEVEAAFTYSYPTAKQYREEMIDVIKTTAPEGSDARIKYESTIAGLANYAKNYGSMIQSYERSGFQQQKQAFENGLMDWLNQSEARLAHFGGAIDELQALIEAEQAHQQRDLAMGYINRTALLPTAQRLYRLAHERQKPDMERESGYQQRDMKRFEQSMTRLSRRFDAEVDKAVLLHFIKNYQQLPESQHIAEFDAFFGLGDGFDEAKLRDKLNAMYANTELDEEDARLKWMNASVEAFKNSDDPFIQYAVTMYDKAMTMEAEEKERSGQFQALRPAYMEAVIAYMESLGKPVYADANSTLRVTYGNVKGYSPKDGVYMTPFTSLRGLLQKETGEEPFNSPDKLLKLADKEFHGGYELESLDSVPVNFLSTVDTTGGNSGSATMNGKAELVGLLFDGVYESIIGDWHFDDNLNRSIHVDSRYMLYIMEHVDEADNLLEEMVIVE, via the coding sequence ATGAAAAAATTCACTTCAGCCTTGCTGTTGATGCTGAGCTTCACCGCCAGCGCCGACGAGGGCATGTGGCAGCCGCATCAGTTGCCGGAGCTGGAATCTATCCTCAAGCAAAAGGGACTGGAGATAGACCCCAAAAACATCTCCAAGCTCACCGAGTTTCCCATGAATGCGGTGATCAGCCTTGGCGGCTGCACCGCTTCTTTTGTTAGCCCCAAGGGCCTGGTGGTGACCAATCACCACTGCGCCTATGGCAGCATTCAGTATAACTCCACCCCTGAAAACAATTATCTGGAAAACGGCTTCCTGGCCGGAGCGTTACAGCAGGAGCTACCCGCTGCGCCGGGCTCACGTATGTATGTGACCGAAGAAGTGACCGATGTTACCGCCAGTATCAAGGAAGATCTGGACGAGGATCTCAGCGGACAACAGCGCTATCAGCTTATCGATCAGCGCAGCAAGTCGCTGGTGTCTGAATGTGAACAGGACGAAGGCTATCGCTGTGAGGTCTACAGCTTCCACGGCGGGCTGGAGTATTACCTGATCAAGGCGCTGGAGATCCGCGATGTGCGACTGGTGTATGCACCCAGCATGTCGGTAGGTAAATACGGCGGCGATATCGACAACTGGATGTGGCCGCGCCAGACCGGGGATTTTTCCTTCTATCGCGCCTATGTGGGCCCGGATGGTCAACCGGCCGATTATAGCGAAGATAACAAGCCGTTCACGCCGCCGAGCTTTTTAAAAGTGTCTGCCAAGGGAGTAGAGCGGGGTGACTTTGTGATGGTGGCCGGTTACCCGGGGCGCACTAATCGCTATCGTACCGCCGATGAAGTGGAAGCCGCCTTTACCTATTCTTATCCGACGGCTAAGCAATACCGTGAGGAAATGATCGATGTGATCAAAACCACGGCCCCTGAAGGCAGTGATGCGCGGATAAAGTACGAGAGCACCATTGCCGGTTTGGCCAACTACGCCAAAAACTATGGCAGCATGATCCAAAGCTACGAGCGCAGCGGCTTTCAGCAGCAAAAGCAGGCCTTTGAAAATGGTCTGATGGACTGGCTGAACCAAAGCGAGGCGCGTCTGGCCCATTTCGGTGGCGCCATCGACGAGCTGCAAGCCTTAATCGAAGCCGAGCAGGCACATCAGCAGCGTGATCTGGCCATGGGGTATATCAACCGCACAGCCTTGCTGCCAACGGCCCAGCGCCTTTATCGTCTGGCCCACGAGCGCCAAAAGCCGGATATGGAGCGCGAGAGTGGCTACCAACAGCGGGACATGAAACGCTTCGAGCAGAGTATGACCCGTCTGTCGCGTCGTTTCGATGCCGAAGTAGATAAGGCCGTATTGCTGCACTTTATTAAAAACTATCAGCAACTGCCCGAGTCTCAGCACATCGCCGAGTTTGACGCCTTCTTCGGCCTGGGTGATGGCTTCGACGAGGCCAAACTACGCGATAAGCTTAACGCCATGTACGCCAACACCGAACTGGATGAGGAAGACGCGCGTCTGAAGTGGATGAACGCCTCGGTAGAGGCGTTTAAAAACAGCGACGACCCCTTTATCCAATACGCGGTCACCATGTACGACAAGGCGATGACCATGGAAGCCGAAGAAAAGGAACGCAGTGGTCAGTTTCAGGCGCTGCGTCCGGCTTACATGGAGGCGGTTATCGCCTACATGGAAAGCCTGGGCAAACCTGTGTACGCCGATGCTAACAGCACCTTGCGCGTGACCTATGGCAACGTGAAAGGCTATTCGCCTAAAGATGGTGTGTATATGACACCGTTCACCTCGCTACGCGGACTGCTGCAGAAGGAAACCGGCGAGGAGCCATTTAACTCGCCCGATAAGCTGCTGAAGCTGGCCGACAAGGAATTCCACGGCGGCTATGAACTGGAAAGCCTGGACTCGGTGCCGGTGAACTTCCTAAGCACCGTGGACACCACCGGCGGTAACTCCGGCTCGGCCACCATGAACGGTAAGGCGGAGCTGGTGGGCCTGTTGTTTGACGGTGTGTACGAGAGCATTATCGGCGACTGGCACTTTGACGATAATCTGAATCGTTCCATCCACGTGGACAGCCGCTATATGCTCTACATCATGGAGCATGTGGACGAAGCGGATAACCTGCTCGAAGAGATGGTGATCGTCGAGTAA